The sequence below is a genomic window from Gouania willdenowi chromosome 12, fGouWil2.1, whole genome shotgun sequence.
CAGAACTTTAGACTTACTGTAACACCTAAATACCCCCACAAAATGACGGAAATCCTGATTTAAAACCTGAGCTCATACAGCAAATGGACAATGTTTGTTCTAAACCTGTGTCTTCTGATCTCGTTTCTGCAGCTATTGGTGGCTTTAGATGCCCTAAAAGGCCTTGGAATCACACACGCAGACATAAAACCTGACAATGTCATGGTGGTCAGTGGGAATATCCAGGAACTGAAGGTGAAATTAATCGACTTTGGTGTGGCTGTTAAAACTTCCAGCATGAAGCCTGGCCTTGAGATTCAGCCTCTAGGATACAGGTAGGAGGATTTCTCCTCACACGGCTTAGCTGTGGTTAGGACAAATCTGTAATGCATTGCATTGATATGTTGGTCATAGATTCTCACTCTTATCTCACATCGTTTCTCCTCAGGGCTCCTGAAGTCTCCATTGGCCTTCCTGTCAGTGAGGCCATTGATGTGTGGGCCCTTGGTTGTGTGCTTGTATACCTCTACATTGGAGAAAACCTCTTCTCTGTGCTCTGTGAATACCAAACGATGAAGCGTGTTTCAGAGCTCCTTGGGTTACCAAAGGACGACCAGCTTCAGGCCGGGGCTTACACCAGTTGCTTCTTTCGTGAGGCCGAGGAGGGCTCAAAATGGCGACTGATggtagaagttttttttttttttttttttccggtaAACTcaatttcaccaaaatgtaactTCATAAGGAATTTCATAATACTCTTCTTGTTTCCCCAGACACCAGAGGAATATCAAGCTCACAACAGCATCTCAACTGAGGAGGAACATTATTTTGTTGAGTTCTCTACTTTGGATGATCTGGTCAATGTAAGTTTTTCATAAATGTCCACAAATGTCATTGTTCTGATTAAATCTTGACTGGCATGAAGCTTGTGAGATATCTTGACCATAAACTACTTACCGATATGTCTGATGTGTGAGCTTATGTAATGaccagttttttgtattttaaatgcaGGTTCAGTCAGGAGAAGAAAGTGGTGAGGTTGAGGACAGAGAAGCCTTCGTGGACCTGCTgaagcagcttctctgcttGGATGGAAATGAAAGGATCTCTCCCTGTCAGGCTCAGTTCCATCCTTTCTTCAGCACATCCCACCTCAACCAGCAGGAGACCATCAGACACCATCAACCCTCATTACAGGCTGATGAGACCTCCTGCCATGCACCAGATGAAAAGTCTGTTCTAGATGATGCCTCTGCATCCAAGTCATCAGATCGTGACAGACTGAAGTTGGCCACTGCAGAAGCGGATGGTCTCCCTCCTCTAACTGACTTGGACTTGGTGTCTGCTCCCACTCCTCATTTAAATGAGGACGTTCTGGATCAGTCTTCAGATGGAGTTACCGGCTGTTTTGGTTTGTTGAAGAAGAGgattcaaaaacattttcaaacactaAATGCTTGTTGTTGTAAACACATATATTCAATAgtttgtttgaaataattttttgggattttcacaatcattttttgaaacaaataaacatgtaaatatgtattcatttgtTCTTGTTCCATGTTCTTCTTCCGCGTTATAGTTTAAGAGCCTCTACATCtcatttaatataataattgacttaAACTGGTGGTGATCAAAGAACAGGTGGAAAAACGCTAGAACCTTgattgttctgattgactcagatttgacattcagcagttagattaaatcaaaaacaaaaacagccttccaccacctaaagaacatctccatctCCTTAATGAGTCAGAAAAACCAGGCGAAGTTGCTTCAAGCTTTTATGGACtaaaagccttttcacactcacgAAAATCCCGCTCTTGTTCAGTTCTCacgcatgaggtcaaaggtcaagagggataaactcaccATAGCTGACAGTGAGTCCGAcggagatttagattattttatccattggagcgttgattccttgaaatgtagactgctgcaaatgctcagtttgtatctcataattctgactttctttctcataattatgattttactaACTAATATTTAcgagtgatttttatttttttcattatgcatGGCTAAATCCCAGCGATGGGACGATATACAAAGTTTACGACACAATATGCGATACTGGGCTCACGATAATAGAGACAATATTGttgtaaaggaaaaaaaaaacaaaaataaattgcagGTTGAGAAATAacccatgtttttatttgactaactCTGCATACTGACATAGAATCAGACTATGATCTTTTAAATTTAAGTATATataacataaacaaaacaataaatacaaaattattgTCACTAAAACTAATGATTAATAATGCAAATGATATCAGCACTTTGgttgttgaataaaaaaattacatatatatatgtatatttgtaataattattatttttttcactcagGAAATTTGGCGCCCCCTGGCTGTATGGCGCCATTAGCATTTACCTATATTGCCTATATAATGGGCTGACCCTGACCACATcctcaaccaatcaggagcatGTTTGAAAAAGAATCACCTTCTTAGAACCTACCGTTTCCCTGGAAACCACACTGGAGATGAAAGAGAGCTGTGACTTAGACAGAGAGCAGTTGCATCTTATtcaacattgtgaagaagacagtttttgtgacttttaaagAAGTTGAGTGTAAAATGTCCACTTTTCTGTGTTCAGATACTTCAGCTGCAGCAGGTAAAAAAGACTCAATGAGAAACAGGGTTTTTATACTTTAGATAGGGACTTTAGACTTGAAAGtggcttgtgtataaaaaatctaCACATGTGAAAAacttttaatgtcacaaatgaaaaaaaaaactgatgtttacacataaaattatagctgcaaacttgtaatccgacatttattcacatattttttttaattacgcAAATGATTGTTTAccgtaattaaaaaacatgtgaataaatgttggattacaagtttgaagctgtcattttatgtgtaaatatcagtctctaaatgcttttccatcatttgtgtaaatttatttcacatgtgtgaggattttttatacacaagctcaaatCACATTCTATAAGCTCTCACATTtagcaacatatctacctttatATATTGCTTCTATACAACAGTATTGCAAGCACATTTTGTTAAACATTTCCTAACTGTCAGTTGATTCATGTCTATATCAGCACTCACTGAATGTCTCTTGTCCAGTCAAATTACTAGTTGTTGTATAAGTGTCATTAAGGCCCTTCCTCACAACACAATTATGTGGTCACCTTTGTTcactacagacacagacacagactgaACTACTCAATACTGACCCTCTGTTCTTTCTTTCCACACTCACAGCAGCTGAACGTCCGGTTCTCCGCAGCAGCACTGCAGATTACTCCATCCTGGAGCGTATTGGTGAAGGCAGCTTTGGGAAGGTTTTGAAGTGCCAGAACCTTAAGAACAACAAGACGGTGGCTGTGAAAATCATCAAGGATGGCTTTGAAGACTATTTTGAGCATGAGGTACCTGTTTGCACCTTCTAACATTTGATGGCTCAGGTTTTTCTACCTCTAAACTCTATgaacaatatttttgttatcaatGTGTAATCACTTTAACATGGTATTGTACTGTTCAATACAATTTTGAGAAAACACAaatccatttttaaaatatctgtatatttttaaccCAATATTCCATCTAGATATCATATCgataaacatgtaaatgtaaagctaaTAGCTATTGTCCATTTACACTTGTTTGGAAAGCTTTTGGACTTATTACTTGACATGTTTGTTAATATCAACATTGAAACCAAACTTTGCTCCCATTTGCACTTTTGTGATATTTGCAAATTCACAATAGAAGATTTTCTAAGACCTGTTGGAACCAGccaaagtatttaacatctaattgtctttttcttcttctgttttttttcccacagatTTCAATGCTAAAGATAATTAGTGTCCTTGATACTGACCGTACAAATTTGCTTACATTTTACGAGCATTTTATGTACGTGGGCTACAATTGCCTGGCATTTGAACTCCTTGAGATGGACCTTTACACTCTGATGAAAAACCGAGAGTGGGAATCCCTGAGTGTGAAATATATCCGTCCAATTGCTGAGCAGGTATGGTTGGCACGCAGAACTTTACTTACTGTAACACCTAAACCCCCTCAAAAAATGACGGAAATCCTGATTTAAAACCTGAGCTCATACAGCAAATGGACAATGTTTGTTCTAAACCTGTGTCTTCTGATCTCGTTTCTGCAGCTATTGGTGGCTTTAGATGCCCTAAAAGGCCTTGGAATCACACACGCAGACATAAAACCTGACAATGTCATGGTGGTCAGTGGGAATATCCAGGAACTGAAGGTGAAATTAATCGACTTTGGTGTGGCTGTTAAAACTTCCAGCATGAAGCCTGGCCTTGAGATTCAGCCTCTAGGATACAGGTAGGAGGATTTCTCCTCACACGGCTTAGCTGTGGTTAGGACAAATCTGTAATGCATTGCATTGATATGTTGGTCATAGATTCTCACTCTTATCTCACATCGTTTCTCCTCAGGGCTCCTGAAGTCTCCATTGGCCTTCCTGTCAGTGAGGCCATTGATGTGTGGGCCCTTGGTTGTGTGCTTGTATACCTCTACATTGGAGAAAACCTCTTCTCTGTGCTCTGTGAATACCAAACGATGAAGCGTGTTTCAGAGCTCCTTGGGTTACCGAAGGACGACCAGCTTCAGGCCGGGGCTTACACCAGTTGCTTCTTTCGTGAGGCCGAGGAGGGCTCAAAATGGCGACTGATggtagaagttttttttttttttttttttctggtaaacTCAATTTCACCAAAATGTGACTTCATAAGGAATTTCATAATACTCTTCTTGTTTCCCCAGACACCAGAGGAATATCAAGCTCATAACAGCATCTCAACTGAGGAGGAACATTATTTTGTTGAGTTCTCTACTTTGGATGATCTGGTCAATGTAAGTTTTTCATAAATGTCCATAAATGTCATTGTTCTGATTAAATCTTGACTGGCATGAAGCTTGTGAGATATCTTGACCATAAACTACTTACCGATATGTCTGATGTGTGAGCTTATGTAATGaccagttttttgtattttaaatgcaGGTTCAGTCAGGAGAAGGAAGTGGTGAGGTTGAGGACAGAGAAGCCTTCGTGGACCTGCTgaagcagcttctctgcttGGATGGAAATGAAAGGATCTCTCCCTGTCAGGCTCAGTTCCATCCTTTCTTCAGCACATCCCACCTCAACCAGCAGGAGACCATCAGACACCATCAACCCTCATTACAGGCTGATGAGACCTCCTGCCATGCACCAGATGAAAAGTCTGTTCTAGATGATGCCTCTGCATCCAAGTCATCAGATCGTGACAGACTGAAGTTGGCCACTGCAGAAGCGGATGGTCTCCCTCCTCTAACTGACTTGGACTTGGTGTCTGCTCCCACTCCTCATTTAAATGAGGACGTTCTGGATCAGTCTTCAGATGGAGTTACCGGCTGTTTTGGTTCGTTGAAGAAGAGgattcaaaaacattttcaaacactaAATGCTTGTTGTTGTAAACACATATATTCAATAgtttgtttgaaataatttttttggattgaaacaaataaacatgtaaatatgtattcatttgtTCTTGTTCCATGTTCTTCTTCCGCGTTATAGTTTAAGAGCCTCTACATCtcatttaatataataattgacttaAACTGGTGGTGATCAAAGAACAGGTGGAAAAACGCTAGAACCTTgattgttctgattgactcagatttgacattcagcagttagattaaatcaaaaacaaaaacagccttccaccacctaaagaacatctccatctCCTTAATGAGTCAGAAAAACCAGGCGAAGTTGCTTCAAGCTTTTATGGACtaaaagccttttcacactcacgAAAATCCCGCTCTTGTTCAGTTCTCacgcatgaggtcaaaggtcaagagggataaactcaccATAGCTGACAGTGAGTCCGAcggagatttagattattttatccattggagcgttgattccttgaaataTTTTTTGCGTAAACATGTTATtggtctccaaggcagaaatgccatgttagctgctaaagctaatgctgcacacaagctaaaCATTCAGTTATGCTCGtgtgcaccacacacacacacacacacaggtcaggGGCCTGATTTATAAAACTGTGTGTAGGTAAGATCACTTCAGGTGGCGCACACTGAAACACAGGAAATGCATACGCAAAAAAACACTGcttcatttgtaaatcatcaggtcctggAACAAACACTGGCTGTTGTTCCAGCAGTGAGAGAGAGACAAGAATG
It includes:
- the LOC114472936 gene encoding serine/threonine-protein kinase prpf4B-like, which gives rise to MSTFLCSDTSAAAAAERPVLRSSTADYSILERIGEGSFGKVLKCQNLKNNKTVAVKIIKDGFEDYFEHEISMLKIISVLDTDRTNLLTFYEHFMYVGYNCLAFELLEMDLYTLMKNREWESLSVKYIRPIAEQLLVALDALKGLGITHADIKPDNVMVVSGNIQELKVKLIDFGVAVKTSSMKPGLEIQPLGYRAPEVSIGLPVSEAIDVWALGCVLVYLYIGENLFSVLCEYQTMKRVSELLGLPKDDQLQAGAYTSCFFREAEEGSKWRLMTPEEYQAHNSISTEEEHYFVEFSTLDDLVNVQSGEESGEVEDREAFVDLLKQLLCLDGNERISPCQAQFHPFFSTSHLNQQETIRHHQPSLQADETSCHAPDEKSVLDDASASKSSDRDRLKLATAEADGLPPLTDLDLVSAPTPHLNEDVLDQSSDGVTGCFAAERPVLRSSTADYSILERIGEGSFGKVLKCQNLKNNKTVAVKIIKDGFEDYFEHEISMLKIISVLDTDRTNLLTFYEHFMYVGYNCLAFELLEMDLYTLMKNREWESLSVKYIRPIAEQLLVALDALKGLGITHADIKPDNVMVVSGNIQELKVKLIDFGVAVKTSSMKPGLEIQPLGYRAPEVSIGLPVSEAIDVWALGCVLVYLYIGENLFSVLCEYQTMKRVSELLGLPKDDQLQAGAYTSCFFREAEEGSKWRLMTPEEYQAHNSISTEEEHYFVEFSTLDDLVNVQSGEGSGEVEDREAFVDLLKQLLCLDGNERISPCQAQFHPFFSTSHLNQQETIRHHQPSLQADETSCHAPDEKSVLDDASASKSSDRDRLKLATAEADGLPPLTDLDLVSAPTPHLNEDVLDQSSDGVTGCFVLTHEVKGQEG